The nucleotide sequence GCTTTCTGGGGAGGAAGAATTCCTCGAAGCAGCCAAACCGTCCGACCCACCCAGCCACTCTCCGTATCGAACTTGCCAACCCGGAGCTCAATCGGCCCATTGTGTTCGATCCGGCATTGAGGCAGTTCACTGCGCATCGGGCAGGTGAACCTGCCTTCGAATCTGGACTTGAAGCGGACATCTGGCGTTCCAGTCGCCTGGCAGTCCTGCAGCACATGCTCTGCGTTGTCCGTCAGTCTCGATGGAGCCCGCACCTGATGCTGCGCGGCAGTGCCTTGATGGTGAGTTGGTTTGGGGAACTGGCTCGTCGTCCCGGCGATCTGGATTGGGTCGTTCTTCCCGCCGAGTGGAAAGCCCACGGAAAAGAGTCACGACGCCTGATCGCAGATCTCCTTGAGGGGATCGAGGGGGCGTCGATCGGCGACGAGATTCTGGTCCCACCAGACTCGCACGTGATGGAAGATATCTGGACTTACGAACGCGCCTCAGGGATCCGCATTGTCGTCCCGTGGAATCA is from Schlesneria sp. DSM 10557 and encodes:
- a CDS encoding nucleotidyl transferase AbiEii/AbiGii toxin family protein, giving the protein MSLFEILNRFLGRKNSSKQPNRPTHPATLRIELANPELNRPIVFDPALRQFTAHRAGEPAFESGLEADIWRSSRLAVLQHMLCVVRQSRWSPHLMLRGSALMVSWFGELARRPGDLDWVVLPAEWKAHGKESRRLIADLLEGIEGASIGDEILVPPDSHVMEDIWTYERASGIRIVVPWNHTNSKYNGSVQMDFVFQEEFPSEPLSTAVSVGDFPPVELLAVSPHQSLAWKLLWLTSDSYPMGKDLYDAVLLAEKFGASVDIIRETFRVAGAEPTQIEQIGVLSESIEWNEFLKEHPHVTGTAGEWQQRLTNSLDSVFKKR